The sequence GCTTTGTTGTCAATAGAACGTTCCAAATTCTTGATATAAATTTTACCACTATCTGCGGAACTAGAACTGCCTCCGCTACCATTGCCACTACCGGGCATGCCGCTTCCATTGTTTGGCATATGAGGCGACATTGAAGTAATATTTCCACTACTCATGCCCATGGGCGCATGCGGTGCGTGACGACTCATAGCCGAGGCGGCATGATGAATATTGTTATTGCCCGTGCCTGGATGGGCTCCTGGATGCGTACCATGTGCTGCCGATGGATGGTGTGCCATTGGACCTCCAGCTTGTCCTGTGGCGGCATGGTGATGCAATTGCGGTTGCTGCGGATGATGTGCTGTGGCCAATGGGTGGCCTGCGTAGTGATGGTTGGGGGCAGGATTGCCGCGAAACGTCATCGAATTGACAAACATAATTGGGGGTGGTAGTGACGGCACTGCGGGCTGCTTGTGGAGCGTGGCGGCGGCGATGGAGCTGTTATAAGCGTTATTGTAGGAATTGCTGCCGTAGCTAAGAATTTTGACGCTTTTTAGTGGAGCACCGGCGTACGTTCAATTACTCGCTTATTTCTCAGTTTGCTTTGTCTATATTTCGACACGTACTCCAATCCACTAGTTCACGAAATCgatatgcaataaaaatttattcagaaTAAGAAGTTGGAATATTAATATGAAAAGCTACCTAAAAATTGATATGCACCTTTGAAATCCCAACAAACAATAATCACTTTTTTATCGTGCGCTCCTTTCCCGACCGCATTAACAATTTTCAACTGCTTGAACAACTTGCCCGTTCGCTAGTTCGTTTCGCCTTTCGTCTTCGTTTGCGTGTGCGTTttgcaaaaaatcgtttttccgCTCGTTGCTTTATCTTCTTTCACTTCACTTTTCTTTGTTTGAttactttatttctttaacTGCTTTGTCTTCCTTTCTTCTTATCCTTTTTATCTCTCGAAATTTCAATTACTCTTTACACTTTCGTTAGCTCCTTAGCTCTTATTCTATCTGCATTTTTACTTGTCTAATTTCTACAGCAAATTGaaatgttttgtatttattttactactttCAGCTTCTGCACCATGAAATTATTAgttctttaaatttatattattattttatttattaagttctttttttaaaaaattttgatgcgAAAAAACGATTTGCAGACTACAGCCACGAACTTGCTTGCGAGCAAAGAAAATGGccacaaaataaaatgtgtaacgTTGTGGCCACTAGACGTGGATTTCTACATGATAAAGTGTTGCCAACGTACAATTCTTTAAATGAGTTTTCACACAGCCGATAACGGTATTTTTTGTGCTTGTATATATTTCTCTTGAAGGGTTCGTATTGATTTTTTGCGCTTAAGTAGGAGCGCTGTTATTTTTGTGAATCGTTTTCCGTTTTATATTGTAACtggtaagtaaataaaaaataaagtatctgGAGTATTTCTATAGCACTTTACTTTAGTTTAAGCGATTCAATAATGTCGAAAGATAAGCACTGCTCAGAAGAGCAATCCTACAGTTGCAAAATCCCAGATAGTCCCACCGTGCTATTTCAacacaataaaacgatggtttctAATGCTTTGAAATAATATTCTAAGTACAAAACagcaattttctgaatataaaaCAGTAGCAAACATTTCCAGAAAAAAAGTGTGAAAGATTATTGGCCAGATTGATGGGATGATTGTTAGATTGTCAAAACAGTATCCCAGGAAGAGTGCTGCTGACATCCATTAAGGAAGGCTCAATAATGGTGTGGGACTGCATTTTATGGAACGGTGTTGGACCAATTCATCGTATTGAAGGTAATATGGATCCGATCAATTAtgtgtttttttcataaaaatactgatatagattggaaatattttattttttttatcgtcTATGCTTAGCGAATAGCGAACACTGCTACTGGTTTTCTGCTGGAAATGGATCGAAATAGATTAGTAATCGCCATCGAGtgcgaatgaaataaaaagattttttagcaattatttataatattttgtatattatcATCAGACATTTCTACATTTTATaccaaagaaaaaatagttttaacagCACTGGAGGAAAAAAGTAGTACAGTAAGTTAAACCCATTTTGGGTATTTATCAGAAAAAGGcggggaaatttttttttgttttgataatttcGCGCAGTGTAGTTTGACATATTCCAAGTTGCTAGAATTTTGAAAgtgcaattgtttttatttcgcgATTGATTTTATATTCTTGCGGTTTAGTTTGATCTTAAATGGCTGATGAAAGTATTAATTCCAGTCCACAAAAGTTGAATCGCTCCATACATAGGTCCCGTTTGCATCGAAAGAACAAAAGGCTCAACGCAAcattcacaacagcaacaaaaccgCCTTGTAGCGAAGTGACAAGCTTCCCTGCAAATAATGATAGGACTAGCGAGGAGGAGCTATCCTGCACATTGTTGGTCATGTATGACTCGGAGAAGAATGAGGAAGATGAAACAAATGCGGTACAATTGCATTCAGTCGTTGAAAGACCCCGTTTTGAAGCAGATGTAGATTTTGATCCATTTGCGGAGCAACGCCTTCTCGTGCTTGCGGATCACTGCGGAGCTCCTCCACGAAGCTCGACCAACTTTGTAGCTACTCAAAAGTTTGAGCTTTGTAgtaattttttacttcaatCACCAGAACGGCCTTCAgataaaagcaataatttaaaaagtatccAAGGGGAGGCATTTGAAATCACAGATTCGGAGTTGCTACAAGCTTGCGTAGAAACCGAAAAAAACACTGTCACTAATAATATAAAGCAAGAAAAACTGGATTTAAATGAGGTACCTGCAACACCAGAATCAAAGCAAAAGACGAAAACAATTGTAGATTTAATACTTGAAGATTTCTGTAGTTCACCTGATCTACAGCACTCATCGGAAGAAAGTAGTTTCCTTTTTAGATTTGCTAACAAACCGCTGCGTACATACAGCAGACTTCGGCACAAACACACAATTGCACGTCAAAATATTGCTGAGCAATATGGGCAACCTACCAACAGTGGGAATCATTGCGTCGTCGATGATGATTTATTTAGCAATGATTCGTCAACTGATTTGTCGGTCCAAGAAGATCCTACTCAACTAAGATCTACAACAAATGGAGAAGAAGTCGTCGATTTACACCATTCACAaaatttgtgtgaaaatttgcaaaatttgagTGCTTACTTTACTGAGTTGTCGGGATCGGATAAAAAGCAAGAAATGGTTCTAGAATCTACGACACAACaattaatgctaaataaaagtacaaatagAATGCTAACATCAGCAGAAGGAAGTTCAGGTATATATTACACGGCAATAAAAGAGGAGGCAAATAGTTTGCTGAAGGAAGTAGAATTACATACCCAGGAACAATGTCTAACTAGTCGGAgtggaaatatttcatttgatgaGGAATTTAAAGGTTTTCCGAGTGAGGATGAGAACACTTGCGTTGGTATAGAAACTATACCAAATGAAGACTGTGATATAGCAAAAACTCATGGTACGTTATCCAATTGATGTCGACTACCTATATGTTCcaatttgttcctttttttctttttatagtaGACGATCTAGAAAGTTTTGATGACGATGACGAATGGAATGATGAATGCGATTTTTTTGCGAATTTCGATATGGAAGTGGCTTTAGATGCAGCGTCAGCGtcgaaattggaaaaaaaagagACGTTTGaagtaattaataaaaagaattcaAGTTCGCATCATTCTTTGGAAGAAAATGTAGAAGTTGTACCAGGTTTTCGAACTGCCTCTAATAAAGCAGTGATAATATCTGCAGAGGCTCAATTATGTGCTTCGAAAATACTTCAGGAGCTACCGCCACTCCCAACAAATAGTGGCTACACAGACGACTTAGTCACGAAAGATGGAAACACTGCAGATTTTCAAACTGCTCTGAATCGAACAGTATCAATACCCAAACCAGAAGGTTTTAATGAATATTCTTCAAACACACCAACTAGTTCATATGATAGACTGAGAAATTCTAGAATAGAAAATAATACCTTGCAAAGTTTTGCTGGCTTCGAAACGGCTTCAagtaagaaaattataatttccaaGGAAGCGCTACAGCAAGCTGCAAAAATTGTTGAACAGTTGCCGCCATTACCGCACGACCATATTTGCATTATGAAAGACCCTTGCTCAACCACTGCGCCAACCGATAAAGAAACATTCGTTGGATTTCGTACTGCTTCaagtaaaacaataaaagtaTCCAAAGAAGCACAAGAGCGTGCATCAAAAATATTAGAGGAACTACCAGAATTATATGCAGAACAGAAATTAGGGGCGACTAAGTGTGGAACGGAAACGACGTTGCCTAGTGCTAATTCATATATAGGCTTTCGAACTGCATCTAGTAAAGCCATACAAATCTCAGAAGCGGCACAAAAGCGGGCGGCAATAATTGTACAAGGCGTGATAgatgaaaatgttgaatatAATCGCAAAGAGTGCTTAGAAAGTATGCAATTTAGTGAGTGGCCGGTAGAAGAGGTTGAACAGATCGATATTAAAGCGAAACAGATAGCTATCGAAGGTGTAGGTAATGTAAATGCTCCCGGTTTTGCCACATCATCTAAAAAACTAATTCTGGTATCAGACTCAACCAAGCAAAAAACTGCCGCTATTCTCGAAAACTTACCAAAACAACCTGCTAAAGTACAATCAAAATCTATTTGCAAAAGCGCAGAAAGAGATTCTGAACCCGAACATCTCAATAATGTGGTATTTTCTGAGTGGTTTTTAGCGGAGGCTATTGAGGTCTCTGGTGGTGAACAAGAGACACAATCAAATGGCTCGAATAAAAGGAAACACCTTGGTTTAGACTTTGATCATAACGACGAAGAACCTAAAACTCCGCGGCGTACACCAAAATCAGTGTGTAAATCGGTTAACACTCAACGAAGTCCGTTGACTCATATACAACCTACATTGAAACGTTCCAGCTTGAGTGAATTGGCAGTAAAGACACCGCCCGATTACAGAGCTAGCCATGGTATAATAGCGCGTAAGAATCTACTCTCCTTAAACAAACGTAATAAATTAAGTGCACGGTCGTTGCAGCTGAGTAAAGAGTTGCGGGAGGATTCTAGTGTGGCTGAAACACCAacaaaaagaattacaaactcaCATATTGCACCAATTACCGCTGAACCCAAATCACCACCTGATACACCAAATCTTCGGGAATTCTTTGCATCGGCATCAATGAGTACCAGTACACCACATCCGCCAGCACGACAgcaaacacacatacgtacacgtGCAAGAAAAAAGGATGACGTAGAAGCTGTCGCGACGGCTACACCCACAAACGACTCATCATTAAAGCGCATCGAATGGGAAAATGAGAGTTTGGATAGAAGTGTTTCTTCGCCAAATACTACGAGTAGATTGTCTAATTTGTCTTTTAGCAATATAACAAAAATGGCATCGAATCCGACGCCCAAACAGCGTATTGAGCGTCTACGTATGTATGGTAAGCCACCAAGCGTCTCACCTATTTACATGTCTAGCACAAATAATTGTCGTATATCAGGACTAAAGAGACGTACTCGCAGTGACACCAAGAATGAGAAGAAGTAGCGAGAAATACTGGTTTGACGGCCGCATTGATCGTGTACAGTAAAGCATGTGCTTAATTGTTCCTCATCTTTTTGTATGAATGATTGCTatcaaaatgtatatatgtatgtatttatgtaaatttaatttaattactttttaattgtttttatcatTAATACAAATGTGTAATGATTACCGCATTGGTGGTTTGCAAAAGTTAAGAGGAATATAATTACTTTCAATAAATTTAGAAGGATAATCAAAAGGACGCAAAAAACAGTAGCTCTAATTGCGTTTATCTAAGACGAAGGCAGTTTTTCACTAATGAAGTTTAAGAAACTCACCTACTTGAAGCAAATACGAAAACCTTCTTGGGAAATCAGAATCACAATGTCATAGTTTCTGAAGATATCGAGAAGGCATTTGACAGGGTCATATCAACACacgtaataaaataattaaatatatgggGTGTACCCCAATTGCTTTTAAAGCTTATACTATCCTTCCTTTCACATAGAAGGATCACCGTCAAAGTCGACGGGTACTTCTCACGCCCCTTTACTCTCAACAATGGCATCCCACAAGGTTCACCTCTGTCAGTATTCCTCTTCAGcgcatacacaaacacactttCCAAGTTGGTTAATAACTCACCCGGTGTAAACTTTATAGGGATATACGCAGACAACATATTTGCACTAGTCTCAGGAGCCGAAGCTGAAGTACAACAAAACTTGAATAATCTGGACAGGAAGATACAAAACTGGGCAAACATGACAGGAGCAGTGATTCCAGCTAACAAGATAGAAGCCCTGCACATATGCAGGAAAAGAAGCTGCCACGCAAATAATATTacaattagaaacaccacgatAACATTACAAAGCAATCTGAGAATTTTAGGTGTCACTTTCACTAGAAATGACCACGTCAAAAATATAGTTAACAAACTTAGCAAGGTGCACAACGTGCTGAAGATAATATGCACAAAGAAAAAAGGCCCACATATGGATACGGCACTCGCAATATGTCGATCTTTAGCCGAAGGAGCAGTACAGCACTGCGTGACCCTATACGGATGGACATCCGaggcaaataaaagcaaaataaacacAGCCATGAACAATTGTTTCAGAACAGCGTCTGGGCTACTAATATCAACACCGCTAGATGCCACCAGAGTAGAGGAAAAAATAAACAGAAGTTGGTGTAGCATTAGATTGATAGCAACGAGAATGCGGAGTACAAACATACCAATATCGGCCAAACCCATAGAACAGATCACAGCACATTCAAAATTAATGATTGACATCTCCTTaagtagacaaaaaaaaaacaacaccaacGCAATCATCTACCAACAAGCATTTCTAGAGTACAAAAATAGGCACGCTCCAGATATAACGATATATACAGACGGTTCCCTGCTCGACGAAACAGCAACATACGCAGTAGTCGAACAAAACTCTAAGGATGAATACAATGTCGTTCACGAATCACTATTACCACCTAATACTGGAATTCACAACGCCGAGCTGGCAGCCATACGATTTGCAGCACACCATGTAGCAACAAAACATAATTGTGCACTAATATGCACCGACAGCCTCAGCGTAGCTGTATCTCTTCTTAGTGAAAACACCGAGCAGTTCACATATCTTACAAATGGCCTGCCAGGCCAAGCAAACATTACAGTGTTATGGATACCAGGTCATTCAGGGATAAAGGGAAACGAGCtagccgatgatgccgccaaaaATGCCAGGAAGTTGCCGTTAATATCAGAAGTTCCATGTTTAAGAACGATTATcacaaattattacaaaaaatacgtccaagagaatgaaaatcaaaaatggtCTCTATCAGAATCCTTTTTGAACAAACACAACACCGGCATCGACCGACCCAAATACAACCCAAACTTATCCAGAACAGATTGCATAATCATGGCTCGCATGAGAGTTGGCGTAACAAAGTTCTCATCCCAACATTACTTTCAACAGTCAAGGCCATTAGAATGCGCATGGTGCTCAACCATCCTCAGCGTTGAGCATATACTCAAACAGTGTCCAGTAACAGGAGACCAAAACATCAATCTAACAAAAGCCCTAGACTGTAGCCAGGAAAGTGCTATGAAAATCCTTAAAGACGCTCTTAGTGTACATAACTTACTTCATGAAGTGTAAATCAGTTTTCCTTGGGGCAATATGGCCTTAGTTGCCCAGCCCCAACATATaccttataaatttatttataaagtatagaataaataaataaataaataaatatttaggcttgccataaattctgtgacaaattttacaatgcatatggcgagaacaaattcgcagaaaaaagttccgttatttttgcttttctccGTTTGCATTGTCTACTAATTAATTATACTCAGTTtggtggcaaatttcgcttgttaataaTGAAGTGGGAGCTAAAGAAAATTGCACTGCAGTGATTGCATAACAACAGTCTGGCAAAAGGGCAAGTGaggtttacgaattgctgaaaaaacttaatatttcgagactatttgtttaccgcacgatcaatagTTGTTCCCAAACGTCTGAGGTGACAGCCATGAAAAGAAGTGGTGGttctcgcgtggttcgaaccagcgcagtcataaaagccgttcgagaaagaattcacagaaatccccttagagagcagaaaatcatgttcagggaaattaatgtatcgaccagatccatgccaAGATTAATTAGTGATGATCAGCCCAATCAGCCGTCTGCActtccttctgcttaatgacagtagggcttgcgacagtcgattcgacatgacaggtaacatcagtttagtccatctgcagcctctctcagcatgcccagctcgcttgtgggttgtagtagcccatttgctaaccgtggctttgatggccgcagaagggagtgtcaAAACGGGGctatctaaggccatgagcgcagcttggctgtcactgcagacacatatagatctgtctctccatcggttttccacaacaaagttcgcCGCTTCTTGAACTCCATAcatctccgcttgaaacacagatgcatgcattccaagagcgaagtgcagttttgtccttctggattccacgtagaccccagagccggagccgtgctcagtcttggagccatccgtgaaaatgcaaaaacggtGTTCGTCggactcattttcagagtttgaccacaactgatcctctggcagcactacactgtatctctttttaagtacgactcttgatggcatggagccAAGGgacatggagagaatcgttggatcgaagtccatgccttctttGTTTTCCAAtaccggacaggggccgtaccagttcccattgtgttttagcctgcagatggccttcaaggatctccttggatgaaagcattaagtggtggtaaaccaatcagagcatctaatgccggaccTGAAGTAGTCAGAAAAGCTCCGGTGCGCCACAGTgcattgtagtctcgataaggtcctcctaactcccacgagagagagtctactcagtctactcatccagaccactgatgcataggtaataataggtcttatcatagccctgtagatccataggacctaaCTAGGAGAAAGActccacgttttcccaaagaaatgtctttgtttcaacgtgtgacttccaaagatGTTTACTATAGAGGAttctccaagatatttgatttctttggatagctggattgtgactccttttagcttaggcagaacgagtccatcaagcttctctggtaaagaggacaattgCATACttgaaatctaaataaaaagtttgaaattttgtaatttttgttttgatggtttttattgtagtatgaactttgtttttataaaagaaaaattgaaactaagaagtaaataaataaatagaaaaaggataagtttcttttgttttttggttttttttttacgtcGACTGTATTTCAGAACCAACTACGGATGTTTTATTCAACTAACTTTTATCTTTGCCGATCTTTtcttaaataacttaaaaaaattaacagataCCGCTGCTAGAAAGGCATTTAGAGAAGCTAATACACCTTTGACCTCTCCGGCGCCGGTTGAGAGACTATTTTCATTTGCATGCATTGTAATTGGCCCACGACGCCATACTTTCTCCAACGATAACTTCGAATTGCTGACTTTAATGAAAGCCAATGTACACTTCCTGAAGTGATGCACAGAAAAACTATTTCCTTGCAGCTATTGTCTTTAATTTACTTTGCTAGGAAAAACGGTACGACAATGTCCAATATGCGGTTGCAATTTTAATCTTTGAAAACAACAAAGGTTCCACATATTGCATTCGTCAATGAACTTTCATTTCCCCATTATTTCTACAATTTCTTTACCTGGAATTGcaagaaaaatattacatttcaaaTCCGTTCACAgaacttggaaaaaaatatacttcaagCACCTCtagttataaaatatatattaattccttgtaatggaattgaaaaaaaaaacgtttgcaattatttttaagGTATTGATAGagttaatttttataagttatTACCAATTATAATTACTGAGGATTCACAGGAACTGAAACTTGAATCAGTTAAGTGGTTTTATCcaggccatcgctcaaattaCTCGAAAAACCGCATTATACTCGAGGTCAAGGCAGTAGAGTAAAAACGAAGgcaatgcaattattttttttttgtttttgactcctagaattttaaaatttataaacaaaaattaacagtttagagaacttataaaaaagaattaaaatttcgagaccaaataaatagaaaaattaaatcagcTACTCCACGGCTACTACCTGTTCAATGTGCCTTGTTCGAGCTCATGCGTGAAAATTTTCGAGTATAGATCATCGAACAGGTGTGCAGGCGCTTTTTACTCATACGCCCGGTCTGTTCGAAAATGTGCGAACTAAATCGAGAGccctaatataatatacatatcgcaccctaaatacaaaagggtcacaactcaaaatactAAGATTTTCAGGAGAGACGAAAaacgttttatgtaaaaattattgtaatatttaaagaaaatattgttccatCATGAAAATGTTGTATGAACAAGGTTCTAttgtactatatttttttcaattttatattatgtttgcgaaaataaaacaaaattttgatttatgactctttaactgaaattttttcgattaactAGTGATATTATCGTAAGTTGTGCCTTTTTAActgataaaatgttttaattttataagtttcCTAACCTAATTGAACTCATTTTTCACAACTAAAGAGGcacaatgcaaaataatataccACGAAATTTATCACCTTTTACAGTTATAGAGGcagaactcaaaaaaaaaaactctttatgtgtaataaaagtaatcagctgttcttgagcccattaacgcaactaaaaataattctctAGTTGATCGTGCAAAAGCAACACACTTGACATAAAAATAGACATAACTGTACTTTTCCAGTTAAAGAAGATAGTTATGTGAACGAAATATTTGCAGCAGTTAGAAATGTGTACTCtgaattaatttatgcaaaaaactcaattttggaaaattttgagttgtgacccttttgtatttagagtgcgatatgtatgtaatatataagtAGATTGATATCCCGCTCCGCTACCATTATGGTACACTAATCGACGTATGAGGTAATGGGTACTAAGGCCTGTTTATCCCACTTCGTTTTAAAGATGTGCCTTCCGCACAAATCACTGGTCTTCTGTGTATGGTAGTACATTTTGCGAATTTGTTTCCTCAATCAGCGTGACTTGAACGACGTAGAAAATGATGTTTGTATGTGATAACACAAGTAACTGGATAATTcttgaaatttgatttttaatctaCGAATtcattagttttgttttttttgttttttgcttaaaacacgctttattatttattataaatacatatgtaagtgggtatgtataaatataatagGCTGTGATGTAAAAATGTTATCAAACTACTCATTcgcttgaaataaaatatgtgtgtatgtatatgtattcatatgcaGTTAAACGTGtaaattagtaaatttaatgATTGTTATtggcaatattttgtttttgttacgttttgtttttgttttgtttcttctaCAACACTACTACATACTACTAGAGACGTTTGGAACATTACTTTCCAATTTACGCCACACCACATTACACATTTCTCGCACCAAAGCCTTCTCACCGTCATCCATTTGATCTCTTGAATTCTCAATGAGACCACTGAGACGATCTCGTTCCAATTGTTCACGTACTTCGAGTACTTGCAGTGCACGTACGACAGCTTCGGGTCTACTCGATATTGGATCGTTAAGCGGATTTTGTGCagattgttgctgctgctgctgctgctgtatttgctgttgctgttgtgtttgcTGCTGCTGGGGTTGAGTTTGCGTTTGCGCTTGAGGTTGGGAGTGCTGTGAAACTAGAATATTAGCTGTCGGTGTCGTAGCACCAACACGTTCCTCTTCCAATTGCCTTATACGCCGTTCCAAAGAGCGCACATACTGGACGGTTTGATCACTAAGCGTTGTGCGTAATGTCGCAtcctataaattataaatattaaggtCTTATTTAATATGGTTTATTAAGATAATTGACAATTGAAAGGCATAAATAGAGTTCATGTTTGTTTTtagcataaataaatactttttgagttatatgaGCAGGAGCGtcataacaaaagaaaataattacatagatatgtaagtatgcagAAATTACCATCAGCTCTTCTTAGATgctgtgtaaaaaatgcatggTGCTAtctaaaaatacaatagttcatccaattttgtttttgaataactttgtagctatgtaaataaacaaaaaagtgatatatgtatgtaatatatataaatatatatatataattggcgcatacaccctttctgggtgtttggccgaggtccccctcttgatgttgttcacaaatggagggatctacagttttaagccgactcccaaccgcagatatttcttatgaggagcttttccattgctacactcggaggtttgccattgccagccgaggggcgaccgctattagaaacaactttttctttattttggtatttcaccaagattccaacctacgttctctctgattttgagtgatgcaaATCTTTACTTTAACCTTTGCGCGCTCCATTGTTTATCTGTTA is a genomic window of Anastrepha ludens isolate Willacy chromosome 6, idAnaLude1.1, whole genome shotgun sequence containing:
- the LOC128867508 gene encoding breast cancer type 2 susceptibility protein homolog isoform X2, with the protein product MADESINSSPQKLNRSIHRSRLHRKNKRLNATFTTATKPPCSEVTSFPANNDRTSEEELSCTLLVMYDSEKNEEDETNAVQLHSVVERPRFEADVDFDPFAEQRLLVLADHCGAPPRSSTNFVATQKFELCSNFLLQSPERPSDKSNNLKSIQGEAFEITDSELLQACVETEKNTVTNNIKQEKLDLNEVPATPESKQKTKTIVDLILEDFCSSPDLQHSSEESSFLFRFANKPLRTYSRLRHKHTIARQNIAEQYGQPTNSGNHCVVDDDLFSNDSSTDLSVQEDPTQLRSTTNGEEVVDLHHSQNLCENLQNLSAYFTELSGSDKKQEMVLESTTQQLMLNKSTNRMLTSAEGSSGIYYTAIKEEANSLLKEVELHTQEQCLTSRSGNISFDEEFKGFPSEDENTCVGIETIPNEDCDIAKTHDDLESFDDDDEWNDECDFFANFDMEVALDAASASKLEKKETFEVINKKNSSSHHSLEENVEVVPGFRTASNKAVIISAEAQLCASKILQELPPLPTNSGYTDDLVTKDGNTADFQTALNRTVSIPKPEGFNEYSSNTPTSSYDRLRNSRIENNTLQSFAGFETASSKKIIISKEALQQAAKIVEQLPPLPHDHICIMKDPCSTTAPTDKETFVGFRTASSKTIKVSKEAQERASKILEELPELYAEQKLGATKCGTETTLPSANSYIGFRTASSKAIQISEAAQKRAAIIVQGVIDENVEYNRKECLESMQFSEWPVEEVEQIDIKAKQIAIEGVGNVNAPGFATSSKKLILVSDSTKQKTAAILENLPKQPAKVQSKSICKSAERDSEPEHLNNVVFSEWFLAEAIEVSGGEQETQSNGSNKRKHLGLDFDHNDEEPKTPRRTPKSVCKSVNTQRSPLTHIQPTLKRSSLSELAVKTPPDYRASHGIIARKNLLSLNKRNKLSARSLQLSKELREDSSVAETPTKRITNSHIAPITAEPKSPPDTPNLREFFASASMSTSTPHPPARQQTHIRTRARKKDDVEAVATATPTNDSSLKRIEWENESLDRSVSSPNTTSRLSNLSFSNITKMASNPTPKQRIERLRMYGKPPSVSPIYMSSTNNCRISGLKRRTRSDTKNEKK
- the LOC128867508 gene encoding breast cancer type 2 susceptibility protein homolog isoform X1; this encodes MADESINSSPQKLNRSIHRSRLHRKNKRLNATFTTATKPPCSEVTSFPANNDRTSEEELSCTLLVMYDSEKNEEDETNAVQLHSVVERPRFEADVDFDPFAEQRLLVLADHCGAPPRSSTNFVATQKFELCSNFLLQSPERPSDKSNNLKSIQGEAFEITDSELLQACVETEKNTVTNNIKQEKLDLNEVPATPESKQKTKTIVDLILEDFCSSPDLQHSSEESSFLFRFANKPLRTYSRLRHKHTIARQNIAEQYGQPTNSGNHCVVDDDLFSNDSSTDLSVQEDPTQLRSTTNGEEVVDLHHSQNLCENLQNLSAYFTELSGSDKKQEMVLESTTQQLMLNKSTNRMLTSAEGSSGIYYTAIKEEANSLLKEVELHTQEQCLTSRSGNISFDEEFKGFPSEDENTCVGIETIPNEDCDIAKTHVDDLESFDDDDEWNDECDFFANFDMEVALDAASASKLEKKETFEVINKKNSSSHHSLEENVEVVPGFRTASNKAVIISAEAQLCASKILQELPPLPTNSGYTDDLVTKDGNTADFQTALNRTVSIPKPEGFNEYSSNTPTSSYDRLRNSRIENNTLQSFAGFETASSKKIIISKEALQQAAKIVEQLPPLPHDHICIMKDPCSTTAPTDKETFVGFRTASSKTIKVSKEAQERASKILEELPELYAEQKLGATKCGTETTLPSANSYIGFRTASSKAIQISEAAQKRAAIIVQGVIDENVEYNRKECLESMQFSEWPVEEVEQIDIKAKQIAIEGVGNVNAPGFATSSKKLILVSDSTKQKTAAILENLPKQPAKVQSKSICKSAERDSEPEHLNNVVFSEWFLAEAIEVSGGEQETQSNGSNKRKHLGLDFDHNDEEPKTPRRTPKSVCKSVNTQRSPLTHIQPTLKRSSLSELAVKTPPDYRASHGIIARKNLLSLNKRNKLSARSLQLSKELREDSSVAETPTKRITNSHIAPITAEPKSPPDTPNLREFFASASMSTSTPHPPARQQTHIRTRARKKDDVEAVATATPTNDSSLKRIEWENESLDRSVSSPNTTSRLSNLSFSNITKMASNPTPKQRIERLRMYGKPPSVSPIYMSSTNNCRISGLKRRTRSDTKNEKK